The following are encoded in a window of Pseudomonas sp. St316 genomic DNA:
- the umuC gene encoding translesion error-prone DNA polymerase V subunit UmuC: MSKPQPVFALIDCNSFYASCERVFRPDLARVPIVVLSNNDGCVIARSYDAKPYVKMGEPYFQIKHKLHKHGIIPFSSNYALYGDMSERVMTLIESLVPAVEVYSIDEAFADLTGIDGRDALGRKIRSLVLRCTGIPVGVGIAHTKTLAKLANHTAKRLQVATGGVVDICDPFKRDWVLRNTDVSEVWGVGRKMKLHLDAMGIKTAMDLAKADPWTLRKKFSVVIEKTARELSGTPCLELDEPDPPKQEICCSRMFGKRLTELAPIKEAVATYMMRASEKLRAQKSLCKKIRVSIRTGMFNPEEAKYANGVLIDLPYPTDDVRLLTKAAVDALDRVFRPGFKYSKAEVLLMNLCQQGEYTDDLFATSQPADATKLMAVLDQVNGRWGRGTLRSASVPLNPDWGMRRDMMSQSYTTKLDQLWQVHCR; this comes from the coding sequence ATGTCTAAACCCCAGCCAGTTTTCGCCCTGATCGACTGCAACAGCTTCTACGCCAGTTGCGAGCGCGTGTTTCGACCCGACCTGGCCCGCGTGCCCATCGTGGTGTTGAGCAATAACGACGGCTGCGTGATCGCCCGCAGCTACGATGCCAAGCCCTATGTGAAGATGGGCGAGCCGTATTTCCAGATCAAGCACAAGCTGCATAAGCACGGCATCATCCCGTTCTCTTCGAACTATGCGCTCTATGGCGACATGAGCGAGCGGGTCATGACGCTCATTGAATCATTGGTGCCTGCCGTCGAGGTCTACAGCATCGACGAAGCCTTTGCAGACCTGACCGGCATCGACGGCCGGGATGCCCTCGGTCGGAAGATCCGCAGCCTGGTACTGCGCTGCACAGGCATCCCTGTTGGGGTGGGGATCGCCCACACCAAAACCCTGGCAAAGCTGGCAAATCACACCGCCAAACGGCTTCAGGTGGCAACCGGCGGTGTGGTCGATATCTGCGACCCGTTCAAGCGTGACTGGGTTCTGCGCAACACCGACGTGTCCGAGGTCTGGGGCGTCGGTCGCAAGATGAAACTTCACCTGGACGCCATGGGGATCAAGACCGCGATGGACCTGGCGAAGGCCGACCCATGGACGCTACGCAAGAAGTTCAGCGTGGTGATCGAGAAGACCGCCCGGGAGCTGAGCGGTACGCCGTGCCTGGAGCTGGACGAGCCGGACCCGCCGAAGCAGGAGATTTGCTGTAGCCGGATGTTTGGCAAGCGGCTCACGGAGCTGGCACCCATCAAGGAGGCGGTGGCCACCTACATGATGCGCGCCTCGGAAAAGCTCAGGGCACAGAAGTCGCTGTGCAAGAAGATCCGCGTCAGCATCCGCACCGGCATGTTCAACCCCGAGGAGGCGAAGTACGCCAATGGTGTACTGATTGACCTCCCGTATCCCACCGATGATGTACGGCTGCTGACCAAGGCGGCGGTGGACGCGCTCGACCGAGTGTTCCGGCCAGGTTTCAAGTACAGCAAGGCCGAGGTGTTATTGATGAATCTCTGTCAACAGGGGGAGTACACCGACGATCTATTTGCCACTTCCCAACCTGCCGACGCCACGAAGCTGATGGCGGTGTTGGACCAGGTCAACGGTCGATGGGGTAGGGGGACGCTTCGCTCAGCCAGTGTGCCCCTCAACCCGGACTGGGGAATGCGACGAGACATGATGAGCCAGAGCTACACCACCAAGCTGGACCAGCTTTGGCAGGTGCACTGTAGGTGA
- the mobH gene encoding MobH family relaxase: MLSLFRHKRQKPPPPPTVNVADGYRFIESSQSLLAAEHRRQLLDRIWQYTALSHPQFSQLYLNPIHRYAELVQQLPASETHHHAYLGGMLDHGLELVACSLKLRQSYLLPTGAAPEDQAAQTDAWSAGIAYGALLHDIGKIAVDLLVERQDGRVWHPWQGSLDQPYRFRYIKGRDYHLHGAAAGLLYTRILDRTILDWLSGFPSLWASLLYVLAGQYERAGVLGELVMQADRVSTAQNIGGNPSKALQAPTHSLQHHLISGLRHLVQHELKLNQPGAAGWLTQDALWLVSKTVTDRLRAYLLSQSIEGIPSSNLAVFDELQSHGLVESTPEGKAIWTALVAQGNWQQSFTFLRLQPALIWGNEDRPEAFSGTVSIAAHDHSTDTQIPTPAPETASAGSAQSQPQPDPMVLKDGDYLGTLLDMFELEKPEASDALPESAIEISTLQSDNPGQAFLNWVKEGILSHKLIINDSKAKIHTVDGSVFLVTPGLFQRYAQEFPGVSQGSDQEIEAWRWVQKQFEKLRVHRKRDNGLNIWTCHVQGPRKKTVLKGYLIEEPKLLFELIPPDNPFLKIEKN, from the coding sequence ATGCTCAGTCTGTTTCGGCACAAAAGGCAAAAGCCTCCTCCGCCACCAACCGTAAACGTCGCCGATGGGTACCGGTTCATCGAATCGTCCCAGAGCTTGTTAGCAGCCGAGCATCGCCGCCAATTGCTTGATCGCATTTGGCAGTACACCGCCCTCTCCCATCCGCAATTCAGCCAGCTCTATTTAAATCCGATCCATCGATACGCCGAGCTGGTCCAGCAGCTTCCAGCCAGCGAGACGCACCACCATGCTTATCTTGGCGGCATGCTAGACCATGGGTTGGAACTGGTCGCTTGTAGTTTGAAATTACGTCAGTCGTATCTGCTTCCCACCGGCGCCGCACCTGAAGACCAAGCCGCCCAGACTGACGCTTGGTCCGCTGGCATCGCCTATGGCGCGTTGCTCCATGACATCGGCAAGATCGCCGTGGACCTGCTGGTTGAGCGCCAAGATGGCCGTGTCTGGCATCCTTGGCAGGGATCCCTGGATCAGCCCTACCGTTTCCGTTATATCAAGGGTCGTGACTACCACCTGCACGGCGCGGCTGCAGGATTGCTCTACACCCGAATTCTCGACCGCACAATCCTCGATTGGCTCAGTGGATTTCCATCGCTCTGGGCCAGTCTGCTTTATGTCCTGGCGGGCCAGTACGAACGTGCCGGCGTGCTCGGTGAGTTGGTGATGCAGGCCGACCGCGTTTCTACTGCGCAGAATATCGGTGGTAATCCGAGCAAGGCACTGCAGGCACCGACTCATTCGCTGCAACATCACTTAATCAGCGGACTGCGTCATCTGGTTCAGCACGAACTGAAACTCAACCAGCCAGGTGCCGCGGGATGGCTGACCCAGGACGCACTCTGGCTCGTCAGTAAGACGGTCACGGACAGGCTACGAGCCTATCTGCTGTCGCAATCGATTGAGGGCATTCCCTCGTCCAATCTCGCGGTGTTTGACGAGCTGCAATCGCATGGATTGGTGGAGTCCACACCGGAAGGCAAAGCCATCTGGACCGCGCTTGTGGCACAGGGAAATTGGCAGCAGAGTTTCACCTTTCTGCGCCTTCAACCGGCGCTGATTTGGGGGAACGAAGACCGGCCCGAGGCTTTCAGCGGAACGGTGAGCATTGCAGCCCATGACCACTCAACTGACACCCAGATACCAACACCAGCGCCTGAGACAGCCAGTGCAGGATCAGCTCAAAGCCAACCGCAGCCGGATCCCATGGTACTAAAGGATGGCGATTACCTCGGCACGCTGCTGGACATGTTCGAGTTGGAAAAGCCTGAGGCCAGTGACGCACTGCCAGAAAGTGCTATCGAAATTTCAACGCTTCAATCGGATAACCCAGGCCAGGCATTCCTGAATTGGGTCAAGGAAGGCATTCTGAGCCACAAACTGATCATCAACGACAGCAAGGCCAAAATCCACACGGTGGATGGCAGCGTATTTCTGGTCACGCCTGGTCTCTTCCAACGCTATGCGCAGGAGTTTCCAGGCGTTTCGCAGGGTTCAGATCAGGAGATTGAGGCATGGCGCTGGGTGCAAAAGCAGTTCGAGAAGCTGAGGGTTCATAGGAAGCGAGACAATGGTCTAAACATCTGGACATGCCACGTGCAAGGTCCAAGGAAGAAAACCGTCCTCAAGGGATATCTGATTGAGGAACCGAAGCTACTTTTTGAATTAATTCCGCCCGACAATCCCTTCCTTAAAATCGAAAAAAACTGA
- a CDS encoding S24 family peptidase: protein MSFSILGPIAEGGLKLPLCSFRVPAGFPSPAADHIEAHISLDEVLNIRAPHVYLVSIAGESMQGAGIFEGDLAVVDRALEPAHGHIVVALLNNEPVCKRLCIRGREVILLSENPKYPPRYVLEGDELVIWGVITCSVRSHV, encoded by the coding sequence ATGAGCTTTTCGATTTTGGGCCCTATTGCCGAGGGTGGCTTGAAGCTGCCCTTGTGTTCGTTTCGAGTGCCCGCCGGGTTTCCATCTCCGGCGGCGGACCACATCGAAGCGCACATCTCATTGGATGAGGTTCTGAACATTCGCGCCCCGCATGTCTACCTGGTCTCAATCGCCGGGGAGAGCATGCAAGGCGCCGGGATTTTTGAAGGTGATCTCGCGGTGGTGGACCGCGCTCTGGAGCCTGCGCACGGCCACATCGTCGTGGCATTGCTCAACAACGAGCCCGTATGCAAACGCCTTTGCATTCGCGGCAGGGAGGTGATTCTCCTTTCGGAGAACCCAAAGTACCCACCGAGGTACGTGCTTGAGGGCGACGAGCTGGTGATTTGGGGCGTCATCACATGCAGCGTGCGCAGCCATGTCTAA
- a CDS encoding AAA family ATPase, producing the protein MSHVNSFGVRNLRSFGAETQLIPIKKINIFVGRNSCGKSTFLRTYPLLRQSVESNTRSPILWYGSYVDFGDLTTAVHDGSTKIYFDFNCELDIETNYSDKYLYESQFFNALTSLTKETLQVNTDISIGLDLRTDKQVQSNSVITINNTEIVVNYCAGQVQDMVCTQYSQDSEKKQLNQLAFSNLYITSKGSILPTNIYGIKDSTDAQGNMVKQLDEETIKKGAQQALLSYLKKYTSTTKSLSQKLEQIKLVEIRKLGRELTKIFPADKKFHMHLKELPNEIPETVFFYLIIRNFPRILTAADKSFKGLFSGVRYLGPVRASAERFYRHQDLEIGEVDHKGENLPMVINSLDARMKKNLSKWISDNFGFELELEASGLHYELKIKEEHDAKFHNISDMGFGYSQILPVIVSIWLETVGAVPRRHLGFTDANSRTLVIEQPELHLHPALQYRFGLAIAKVVSLATNFGFRIVIETHSSQMIEAIGESIRRGVIEDSDISIALFEKNKNDCTEITMSGFDDEGYLMNWPAGFLSA; encoded by the coding sequence TTGAGCCACGTCAACTCCTTCGGCGTTCGAAATCTTAGAAGCTTCGGCGCAGAAACCCAACTGATCCCGATAAAAAAAATCAATATTTTTGTTGGTCGAAACAGTTGTGGAAAAAGTACGTTTTTACGAACATATCCTCTACTCCGCCAATCTGTAGAATCAAACACTAGATCACCGATATTGTGGTATGGATCTTATGTAGACTTTGGAGATTTAACTACGGCAGTCCACGACGGCTCCACCAAGATCTATTTTGATTTCAACTGCGAGCTTGACATTGAAACAAATTATTCTGACAAATACTTGTATGAATCACAATTCTTCAACGCACTTACATCACTCACAAAAGAGACCTTACAAGTTAATACGGACATCTCGATAGGACTCGATCTTAGAACAGACAAACAGGTTCAATCTAACTCTGTAATAACAATCAACAATACTGAGATCGTTGTAAACTATTGCGCGGGACAGGTTCAGGACATGGTATGTACACAATACAGCCAAGACTCTGAAAAAAAACAACTTAACCAGCTGGCATTTTCTAATTTATATATAACATCAAAAGGCAGTATTCTCCCAACAAACATATACGGAATAAAAGATTCCACCGATGCACAAGGCAATATGGTGAAACAGCTGGACGAAGAAACCATTAAAAAAGGTGCCCAACAAGCGCTTTTAAGCTATCTAAAAAAATACACTTCTACAACAAAATCTCTCTCGCAAAAGCTCGAACAAATTAAGCTAGTAGAAATAAGAAAACTTGGAAGGGAACTGACTAAAATATTCCCCGCCGATAAAAAATTTCACATGCATTTGAAAGAACTACCTAACGAAATCCCAGAAACAGTTTTCTTCTATCTAATAATTCGCAACTTTCCTAGAATCCTAACCGCCGCAGATAAATCCTTTAAAGGACTATTCAGCGGAGTCAGATATTTAGGTCCAGTTCGTGCGTCCGCTGAGAGATTTTATAGACATCAAGATCTCGAAATTGGGGAAGTTGATCACAAAGGAGAAAATCTCCCGATGGTGATTAATTCGTTAGACGCTCGAATGAAGAAAAATCTGAGCAAATGGATTTCTGATAATTTCGGCTTTGAATTGGAACTTGAAGCGTCCGGCCTACATTATGAATTAAAAATAAAAGAAGAGCATGACGCAAAATTTCATAACATAAGCGATATGGGTTTTGGCTATTCTCAAATATTGCCAGTCATTGTATCCATATGGCTAGAAACGGTGGGAGCAGTGCCAAGACGGCACCTAGGCTTCACCGATGCAAACTCTCGAACCCTTGTGATTGAACAACCTGAGCTCCACCTGCACCCTGCTCTCCAATATCGATTCGGCCTAGCCATAGCGAAGGTAGTTAGCTTAGCTACAAATTTTGGTTTTAGAATCGTTATAGAAACCCATAGCAGTCAAATGATTGAAGCTATAGGAGAAAGCATCAGACGTGGAGTAATAGAAGATTCCGACATCAGCATCGCGCTCTTTGAAAAAAATAAAAATGACTGCACCGAGATAACAATGTCAGGTTTTGACGACGAAGGTTATCTGATGAATTGGCCTGCTGGTTTCCTGTCTGCCTAA
- a CDS encoding SOS response-associated peptidase family protein: MDYADVNQRAEHRGRLSQYTGSHELTRVLSMPNAMVSTVGDQPLGRYNGAPSNQFALFHQGGDVLNADMVRWGSKLHWAKDRTPVNARVEKVAHGPYYKSIWPHRALAPINSWLEWVDEGGPKKQPYLIRRKDLAPILCAAIGQYPTGAWEPLEHDGFVIITADSQGGIVKIHDRCPVALNAELAQEWIDPATPTERPKQIVLLQGEPSEVFEWFGVDQAVGNVRNQGAALIQSVSLFDPQK, translated from the coding sequence CTGGACTACGCTGACGTTAACCAGAGGGCTGAACATCGCGGACGACTCTCCCAGTACACCGGAAGCCATGAGCTCACCCGCGTGCTGAGCATGCCGAATGCCATGGTCAGTACCGTGGGCGATCAGCCCTTGGGACGCTATAACGGCGCACCCTCGAATCAGTTCGCACTCTTCCATCAGGGGGGTGACGTTCTAAACGCCGATATGGTGCGTTGGGGCTCGAAGCTGCATTGGGCGAAGGATAGAACCCCGGTGAATGCTAGGGTCGAGAAAGTTGCGCACGGTCCTTACTACAAGTCGATCTGGCCGCACCGAGCACTGGCTCCAATCAACAGTTGGTTGGAATGGGTGGATGAAGGCGGGCCAAAAAAGCAGCCGTATTTGATCCGCCGAAAGGACCTAGCGCCGATTTTGTGCGCTGCCATCGGTCAGTACCCGACGGGAGCCTGGGAGCCGCTGGAGCATGACGGCTTCGTGATCATCACCGCTGACAGCCAGGGAGGCATCGTGAAAATCCATGATCGCTGCCCTGTGGCGCTGAATGCGGAACTGGCGCAGGAATGGATCGACCCCGCCACACCCACAGAGCGCCCCAAACAAATTGTGCTGCTGCAGGGCGAACCTAGCGAGGTCTTCGAGTGGTTCGGGGTTGACCAGGCCGTGGGGAATGTTCGCAATCAGGGGGCAGCCCTGATCCAATCGGTTTCCTTATTCGATCCACAGAAATAG